Part of the Sodalinema gerasimenkoae IPPAS B-353 genome is shown below.
ACTCGGAGGCCCAATTAACAGTTACTAGGGACCCCGTTACGGAACTGGGGTTATCGGGATACCTATGGGGCGCGGTTATTCTATCCCAATGGTTTCTTGTTAGATAAATGTGGTCGAGATGGAGACCTCTGGGCCCACTTTATCTATCCCAATTGATACCATTTTTTAAAATGCTTGCTATACATCTGACACCGAGGAGGGCGAACAGCACCTCGACTATCGCTCGGCGAACACCGTTCGCCCCTACAGACATCTATGGCATGACTTCCGAAAATTGGTATGACTTGCCAATTAGACCCACCAGGGCCGTTCTCCGGTGCGGGGGTCAGTTTCTGTCCAAGGAGATAACCAGATGCGATCGCCCTTCACCTCAACATGAGCAATTTTCAAGGGGCGATTCGCTGGCCCCCGTAGCACATTGCCCTGCTCGTTATAGCGTGAGCCATGACAGGGGCATTGAAACTGGCCGGCGCTGGCATTCCAGGGGAACGTGCAGCCGAGATGGGTACAGTTGTCAACAATGGCCATGGAATTGAGGCTGCCGTCAGCGTCTACCGTCAGATAGGTGGGTTCCCCAGCCAGTCCAGCAATCAAGGCTCGGGTTCCCGGAGGTTCGCTGAGAATCTGTTGGGCGGGGATGGGATTGCCTAATTGATCCTTGGCGACAATCGTACCGCTCCCATCACCCTCTTGGGGCGGGACGAAGTAGCGCAGGGCCGGATAGGCGGCACCTCCCGCCGCCACTGCGACGGTTGCACCTGTCAGAAAATTGAGCAACTGACGAACATCCTTTTCTGTGGTATAGGCGAGGTCATCTGTACCAATGGCCGTTTGTTGTGCAAACTGACGAGCATAGTCCAGTTTGGGTCGTAATTGGGGTTCGATGCGTTCAAACTCCAGGGCCCGTTCCTGACGTTCAGCATTACGCCGTTGAACCTTCTGATTGCGCCGTTTAATCCAGAAATAACGCACCAGGGGAACCGTCAAAAAGGCAACCCCATAGGCAATCAAAAGCCAATAAATGGAGTCCACAAACGCCACCAAGCCGCCTAACTCCGCGACCAACTCTTCATTTTGTAAGAGAACCCCTAAAACTCCGCCGCCAATAATGTTCACCGATCCCAAACCAATGGACATCGAAATTTGACCCGAATCGGCTTGACTAAACGTCCAAGGAGATTCCGTCAAATAGGTTTCGACTGGTTTACGACGCTGTTGCTTCGCCGTAACCTGCAATTCTGGGAAGCGATATACTAACTCCCCTTCCGGACTCACTTCTGGGGAACCGTCAAACTTGGACAAGACGGGAATCATATAATCTTCTGTTTCCCGAGCAAACTGATTGCCCAAATCATCCAAATAGGGAGCAATTTGCTCAGCAACCACCACCCCATTGTGATTACGAATCACCTGAGCAATATCTTTCCAGCGGCGTTCCTCTAAATCAGCATTCGGGTTTCCATCCCCAAACAGGAAGGAAAACACCGCCTCTAGGAAGTTCATCTCAGAATCACTTTGACCCGCCGTCCTGGCCTTGCGTTTCCGATTGCGACTGCGACTGGGATTGGGGTCATAAAACCAGAAGAGATCGCCAATCCAGAAGCGAGGAATAAAGAAAAATCCGCCGCCACCGCTACGGCTACTACTACGACTGCTGCTGCTGTTGCTATCGCGGTTGGAGTTGAGGGCTACGATAATAATCGTAATCGCCACAAAAATGAGAATAATCGAGACAATCAGCAGGGTTCCGAAGGAGATGCGGATGAGATAGAACAGAACATTCCACACCTTCTCCCACCAAGCCTGAAACCGCAGACGTAGGAACTTCCCCCGCAGAATGTTGCGGAAGTTGCGAGGGAAGTCATAGACAATATCACCCGTCTCGGCAACCTGTAGATGAGCGTTGGCATCGGAGGCCAAGGCCAATAACCCTTTCTGAGCTAAGTTAACATCGAGGCCGGCTTGACTAGCGACGTCGCCGACGGTGACGCGGTAGTTGAGTCCTTCTACCGCTTCCATAATCTTGGGGTTGGGAGCCATTCTGTCCTACATGAACCACCTACCCCTGTTATAACAGATTTTCAGGGTGGCTCACGGGCATTTCCATCAGGGAGAAATCCTCGGGAAGGCGAACGACTCCATCACCATTTCTAGTACTTGGACATCTTGGGGGGCGATGGTCATTCCATAGTTACCGACGAAAATACGAATCAAATGCTCACCATCGGGATGTAACAGGGCAGCATTATAGGTTACGTAGGCATAGGCTGTTGAAGAGAGTTCAATCCAAGTGATCGCTTCCTCTCCAGCGATGTGGATTGGGGTAACATCCCGGATTCTATGATGAGGGCTTGAGGTTAGGATATCGTCAATTTGCTGCATATCCCCTGGACGAGGTTCAACCTTGACCATAACATCGGAGACCTGATGGCCTGCGCCGATAAGACGATGTTCGATCGCACAGTTGAGAAAGGCCACATCGGTTGGGTTACGGATATGAATCCAGAGTGCCTCCTCCTCTCCAGGGTACTCTTCTAGGATGCTCTCGTAGTTCTGCGGAATCTCGAAGCGTAGGTCATGGCGGGGGATGACCACATCCTGACGTTCTGGGGAAGGAGGTTCGGGGTTTTCGTTGGAACAAGGGGTTGAGGGTGGGGTTGCCCTCAAGGGTGCTGTAGGAAACCAGCAAAGTCCCAGAACAGCCGGTACAATTATCGCGGTGAGCCAATGTGTTTTCATAGTGGAGGTCTTGAGGGTATGACGAAACAACAGGTGGGACTGCTATTTGGCGGACGTTCCGGGGAACATGAGGTGTCAATTTTCTCCGCAAGGGCGATCGCCCAGGCTCTTGGTTCGGCTGACAATGCCAGTCGTTATGCTGTCTATCCCTTTTATATCAGTAAGGATGGAGGTTGGCATGGCCCGGATGTGGCCCAAAGGATTTTGGACTCGGGACAGCCTCTGAGTCCCGAGGAAGGGGATAAGGTCAATCTTTGGTCATTTCCTCCAGAAGCTGCCGAGATGACGGTGTGGTTCCCGATTCTCCATGGCCCCAATGGGGAAGATGGGACGATTCAAGGGTTATTGCAGTTGATGCAAGTGCCTTTTGTGGGATCAGGGGTTCTCGGTTCGGCGGTGGGGATGGATAAGCTGGCCATGAAGTCGGCCTTTGCCCAGGCGGGACTTCCTCAAGTGGCTTATCGGCAGATTTGCCGTCATGAGATTTGGTCTAATCCTTGTGTGTTTCCTAAACTCTGTGATGAGATTGACGCGGCGTTAGGCTATCCCTGTTTTGTCAAACCCGCCAATTTAGGCTCCTCGGTGGGTATTTCTAAGGTGCGATCGCGCGGTGAGTTTGAAGCCGCCTTAGATAGTGCCGCCAGTTACGATCGCCGCATCATCGTCGAGGCCGCTGTTCCCAACGCCCGCGAAGTTGAATGTGCTGTCCTCGGAACCGACAATCCCCGCGTCTCGGTGATTGGTGAGATTCGCTTTCAGAGCGATTTTTACGACTATGAGACAAAATATACAGCGGGCCAGGCAGATTTATTGATTCCCGCCCCCCTCCCCGATACGATTGCCCAACAGATTCGCGAGTTAGCGGCCCAAGCCTTTACCGCTGTCGATGCGTCGGGGTTATCTCGGGTAGACTTCTTCTATCAGGAGGAGACGGGGGAGATTTTCCTAAATGAGATCAACACCCTCCCCGGCTTTACGGCCACCAGTATGTATCCCCAATTGTGGCAAGCGACGGGGATCCCCTTTCCTGAGTTGGTGCATCAGTTAATTGGTTTCGCGTTAGAAAAAGCTGATGGTTGAAGGAGAGTATTTAGACTTTAGAATCCGAGAGTGGCAAAAGGGCGATCGCATTCCGGCCGGCCGCCTGATTGCTTCGGTTCTCTTGGAATATGGCCTCGGCTGGGAACCGACGGGGGCCGATCGCGATGTGGTGGAAGTGGAACGCTTCTATCTCGAAACTGGAGGGGGGTTTTGGGTCGTTGAACAGGGGGAGACTCTGGTGGGAACGGCGGGGTTTTACCCGGTGTCTCGGGGCGATCGCGCGGTAGAATTACGAAAAATGTACCTGCTCCCTGCTGTCCGCGGCCGAGGCTTAGGAACCTTTCTCCTGCAACAATTAGAAGCGGAAATCCAACGGCGAGGCTTCCACACCATCTGGGTGGAGACTGCCACGGTTCTTAAGGAAGCGGTTCAGTTTTATGAACGACACAACTATCTCCCGGCAACTGGGGTAGAGACGGCCAGGTGCGATCGCATCTACTCGAAAACCCTCCCCCAACCCTGAGCACTCCCAACTCGCCTCTCGTTTAACTGGGTACATATCTTGACCGGTTCCAAGCATTCGATCATCTATTATCCATGACATGAAAATTATGCCCGAGCTTTATGTGTCCTGGTCAGACTATCATCGCACTGTCGAACGTCTAGCGGTGCAGATTTACAAATCCCAATGGGAGTTTGACGAAATCATCTGTTTAGCCCGAGGAGGATTACGAGTGGGGGATACCCTCTCGCGCATCTTTAACCGTCCCTTGGCTATCTTATCCACCGCCTCCTATGGGGGCGCCGAGGGACGAGAACAGGGGGAGGTGATTGTCTCTCGTTCCCTGTCGATGACCACATCTGAGTTAGGGCGACGATTGCTCATCGTTGATGATTTAGTCGATTCTGGCGATTCCCTAAAAGCGGTGTTGGCTTGGCTGTATGAGCATTATGGAGACCATATCTCAGAACTGAGAACGGCGGTGTTATGGTGTAAAGCTTGTGCAACGTTTACACCGGATTATTATGTTCGTTATTTAGAGGACAATCCCTGGATTCACCAGCCCTTTGAGGCATACGAAAAAATGGATTTATCAGCCTATTTATCAGAAACCGAGAACCCCGATTCTCAACTGTGACAACTGTGAGTTGGAATTCTCACCATAAACTCCGTTCCTTGACCCAGTTCTGAGTTGATCTCGATGGTGCCGTTGTGTTTCTCTACAACGATTTGGCGAGCGATCGCTAATCCTAACCCTGTTCCCTGTCCGACTCTCTTCGTCGTGAACCAGTTCTCAAAGACTTTGTTTTTGACCGCCTCGCTCATGCCGATACCGTTATCTTGTAAGCGGATCTGTACCTGCTTTTGGTCATGGGATAACTCAGTTTTAATGGTGATTTTATTTTGAATCTCTCGGTAACTTTTCCCCTGATTAGACTCTTCCAAGGCATCAATCGAATTGCTTAGCAGATTCATGAATACCTGATTCAACTGTCCCGCATAGCATTCGATATCTGGAAGTTGGCCGTAATCCTTAATGACTTGAATTTCTGGGCGAATTTCATTGGCTTTGAGCCGATGCTTGAGAATCATAATCGTGCTATCAATGCCATCATGGAGATTACAGGGAATGGGGCGATCGCTGTCTGCCCGAGAGAAGGTTCTGAGACTATTACTAATGTTCTGAATCCGCTTAACCCCTTCCCGCATGGAACCGATCAACTTGGGCAAGTCTTCCTGAATATACTCGAGTTCAATGGCTTCGATTTCATCTTCAACATCGGGATCTAAATCGGGATACTTATCCCGGATAAGTTGTAGAAGCTGAAACAAATCATTGACATAGTCCAGGGCTGGCTGAATATTCCCATTTAAAAATCCTACGGGGTTATTGATTTCATGGGCAACCCCAGCCACCAAACTGCCCAAAGTGGACATTTTTTCATTTTGGATAACTTGTAACTGAGCCTCTTGTAAATCAATCAGGGCTTGGTTTGCCTTTTCATAGAGTCGTGCATTTTCTAATGAGATTGAGGCTTGAGAACAGATGAAACTCAACACCTGAACCCGTTGTCCCGTA
Proteins encoded:
- the petC gene encoding cytochrome b6-f complex iron-sulfur subunit, which encodes MAPNPKIMEAVEGLNYRVTVGDVASQAGLDVNLAQKGLLALASDANAHLQVAETGDIVYDFPRNFRNILRGKFLRLRFQAWWEKVWNVLFYLIRISFGTLLIVSIILIFVAITIIIVALNSNRDSNSSSSRSSSRSGGGGFFFIPRFWIGDLFWFYDPNPSRSRNRKRKARTAGQSDSEMNFLEAVFSFLFGDGNPNADLEERRWKDIAQVIRNHNGVVVAEQIAPYLDDLGNQFARETEDYMIPVLSKFDGSPEVSPEGELVYRFPELQVTAKQQRRKPVETYLTESPWTFSQADSGQISMSIGLGSVNIIGGGVLGVLLQNEELVAELGGLVAFVDSIYWLLIAYGVAFLTVPLVRYFWIKRRNQKVQRRNAERQERALEFERIEPQLRPKLDYARQFAQQTAIGTDDLAYTTEKDVRQLLNFLTGATVAVAAGGAAYPALRYFVPPQEGDGSGTIVAKDQLGNPIPAQQILSEPPGTRALIAGLAGEPTYLTVDADGSLNSMAIVDNCTHLGCTFPWNASAGQFQCPCHGSRYNEQGNVLRGPANRPLKIAHVEVKGDRIWLSPWTETDPRTGERPWWV
- a CDS encoding D-alanine--D-alanine ligase family protein, which gives rise to MTKQQVGLLFGGRSGEHEVSIFSARAIAQALGSADNASRYAVYPFYISKDGGWHGPDVAQRILDSGQPLSPEEGDKVNLWSFPPEAAEMTVWFPILHGPNGEDGTIQGLLQLMQVPFVGSGVLGSAVGMDKLAMKSAFAQAGLPQVAYRQICRHEIWSNPCVFPKLCDEIDAALGYPCFVKPANLGSSVGISKVRSRGEFEAALDSAASYDRRIIVEAAVPNAREVECAVLGTDNPRVSVIGEIRFQSDFYDYETKYTAGQADLLIPAPLPDTIAQQIRELAAQAFTAVDASGLSRVDFFYQEETGEIFLNEINTLPGFTATSMYPQLWQATGIPFPELVHQLIGFALEKADG
- a CDS encoding GNAT family N-acetyltransferase; its protein translation is MVEGEYLDFRIREWQKGDRIPAGRLIASVLLEYGLGWEPTGADRDVVEVERFYLETGGGFWVVEQGETLVGTAGFYPVSRGDRAVELRKMYLLPAVRGRGLGTFLLQQLEAEIQRRGFHTIWVETATVLKEAVQFYERHNYLPATGVETARCDRIYSKTLPQP
- a CDS encoding phosphoribosyltransferase, with protein sequence MPELYVSWSDYHRTVERLAVQIYKSQWEFDEIICLARGGLRVGDTLSRIFNRPLAILSTASYGGAEGREQGEVIVSRSLSMTTSELGRRLLIVDDLVDSGDSLKAVLAWLYEHYGDHISELRTAVLWCKACATFTPDYYVRYLEDNPWIHQPFEAYEKMDLSAYLSETENPDSQL